In the Ficedula albicollis isolate OC2 chromosome 22, FicAlb1.5, whole genome shotgun sequence genome, one interval contains:
- the NKX3-1 gene encoding homeobox protein Nkx-3.1 — translation MSGGARPGAGAGLGSPPAMSGTPEPRAGPSRPRTSFLIQDILRDGPERGGGAGNEERAAASQEGSGASPAAGLTPGGPRSPGASGTPQGPDTDTSVETFLPDCAPTAHPMTPQPPRQGKRSRAAFSHSQVIELERKFSHQKYLSAPERAHLARHLQLTETQVKIWFQNRRYKTKRKQLVAGMSRLDSPQEAPEFPGMSLLALRGAWPYLPCLYYVNSWSPSW, via the exons ATGAGCGGCGGGGCGCGGCCGGGAGCAGGAGCGGGGCTCGGCTCCCCCCCGGCCATGAGCGGCACCCCCGAACCCCGGGCCGGCCCCTCCCGGCCCCGCACCTCCTTCCTCATCCAGGACATCCTGCGGGATGGGCCCGAGCGCGGCGGGGGCGCGGGGAATGAGGAGAGGGCAGCGGCCAGCCAGGAGGGGAGCGGGGCCAGCCCGGCCGCGGGGCTCACCCCCGGGGGTCCCCGCTCCCCCGGAGCCTcggggacaccccagggaccGGACACAG ACACCTCGGTGGAGACATTCCTGCCTGACTGTGCCCCCACCGCGCACCCCATGACCCCCCAGCCTCCCAGGCAGGGAAAACGCTCCCGAGCCGCCTTTTCCCACAGCCAGGTGATCGAACTGGAGCGGAAATTCAGCCACCAGAAATACCTGTCAGCCCCGGAGAGAGCTCACCTGGCCCGGCACCTGCAGCTCACCGAGACCCAGGTGAAGATCTGGTTCCAGAACAGGAGGTACAAGACCAAGAGGAAACAGCTGGTGGCCGGGATGAGCCGCTTGGACTCGCCTCAGGAAGCGCCGGAATTCCCGGGAATGTCGCTGCTGGCGCTCAGGGGCGCCTGGCCCTACCTGCCCTGCCTGTACTACGTCAATTCCTGGAGCCCCTCCTGGtag